The Jaculus jaculus isolate mJacJac1 chromosome 1, mJacJac1.mat.Y.cur, whole genome shotgun sequence nucleotide sequence CAAGACCAAGGGTCAAGGACAGGAGAGCTTCCTGCAATGGGAGAAGGGGCACTCACTGGGCAAGGGCCAGTAAAGGCAGTGACCGACCTGCCCAGGCCTGGCCTCTTTGGTTGAAGCTGGGGGCTGGGAACAGTGGCTAGGAAGCCAGGTTTGTGGCAGCTAAGCCAGTGCTTCAGGTAGGAGTCAGAGCCTCCCTCTGCCTCGCTTCCCGAGCCCAGCGCCCTTGACTCTTGCCACCCCAAGCTGCCTCGTTACCCAGGCAGACCCAGCACTGCCTGCTGCAGGTGATGGGACAGTGGATAAGGGTCGAAGATCCACCGTCTGGTGACCTGGTTTTCATGGTCACCTTCTTTAAGCCAGCAGGGCAGGATGATGGGGCATGCCCCAGAGCCCCTGAGCACCTCAGCTCCGGCTGGTACCACTGCTGTGCCAGGTCTCATTCCAGACCTCGTTCCCAGGATCCCCTGTGAGTGGTGTGAACCCCAAGGGTGGTATGGGGATGGCCGGGCCTGGTTGGGGGGCCCAGGTTCTCTACAGCGGCATCTCAGCTGCTCGTGCTTCCGGCCCAGGGCCACGCTGGGTCTTCATTATCACCGCTCTTGCCGCCGGCGCCCTCATCATCTCCTGTCTGCTCTGTGTCGCCTGCTGCTGCCACCGCCGCCACCAGCGCCCAAGAAAACAACCCAAAGACAAGGAGGCCGTGGGCCTGCAAAGCGCCCGGAGCAGTACCACCGCCCACCTGGTGAGGGGCAGGGACCCGTGACGGCTCACTGCAGAGAGGGCAGTGCAAGGTCCGAGCTGGGGAGCTCGGAGCAGCCTGGGCAGGCCTTCCTGACATGGAGGAAGGAGGTGGTATTACAGAAGCAGACAGCTGCTGGTCTGTGGGTCACAGCAGATCTTGAGGGAAGCAGTAATGCCACACACGCCACGTTGGGGTACATCCGGTAGTCTCACGGAGCCGAGCTGAGGATGGAGGCCCTTGTGGTGGGCTGGCCTGGAGGCGGTGGCTTCACCGGGATAACGGAATAGAACAGTCTCCTGGGAGCCCGGGACTCTGGGTATGTGCATGGGgcgggggctaggggcacagggctaGGTTTCAGCCACATCTGTCTGCCTTGCTTATCCAACCCAGGTCCAGCCAGATGTGGACATCCTGGAATCCAGCTCCGAGGGAGCTCGTAAGTGGGGGCGTCTGCTGCTCTCACTGGAATATGACTTTGGAAGCCAGGAGGTGAGGAGCGCCCAGAGGGCCCATGGACTCTGCCGTTGGTGGAGAATGTGATCAGTGAAGCACTGGgttggtggggcggggggggaacCTGGGAGAGAAGCTCTGTGCTGATCTTACctgcgccccccacccccccagatCAGGGTAGGCCTGCGACAGGCCACAGACCTGAAGGCCGAGGGCACCGCAGACCCCTACGCCCGTGTCAGTGTCTCCCCCCAGGCTGGGCACAGACATGAGACGAAGGTGCACCGGGGCACACTCTGCCCCATGTTCGAAGAGACCTGCTGCTTCCCCGTGAGTTTGGGCCGGGAGGGTGGGGAAGGCCAGGGCAAGGGCACCGGGGGCCCAGCTCACAGTCCCGCCTACAGGTCCCCCAAGCAGAGCTGTCCAGGACCACCCTGCAGGTGCGGCTGCTGGACTTCAAGCGTTTCTCAGAGCATGAGGCTCTGGGGGAGCTCCACCTGCCTTTGGACACGGTGGACCCACAGCATGTCCTAGAACGCTGGTACCAGCTGGGCCCACCAGGCACTGCTGAGGTGAGCCAAGGCTGTCAGGGGCGGCAGCTCTGTCTGTGCTGTAGGGGAGGCCAAGGCCCGGGGGGCTCAGCTGCAGGGCCCCAACGCCCCCAGGGAACAATAACCTTTCCAGCTCAAGCCCCGTTTTGCCGGCAGCCCAAGCAGATCGGTGAGCTATGCTTCTCGCTGCGCTACGTGCCCGGCTCCGGCCGCCTGACGGTGGTTGTGCTGGAGGCCCGAGGCCTGAGTACGGGGTTGGCAGGTGAGTCTGCACTTGCTtcctcgggggtggggggtggggggagacagaaGACCAGGGCCCCGGTTTGACCTGCCTGTGGAGGGATGCACTTCTGACTCCCCTTCTCTGCACAGAGACCTATGTGAAGGTTCAGCTCATCCTGAACCAGAGGaaatggaggaggaagaagacatCCACTAAAAAGGGCACAACCACCCCCTACTTCAACGAGGCCTTTACCTTCCTGGTCCCTTTCAGTCAGCTCCAGGTGGGCGGCTGGGAGGAAGGGCAAAAGTGGGATGAAACCTTGTGCCAGGCCTAACTCGCCATGTTTTCTCTCCGTCTCTGCAGAGTGTGGACTTGGTGCTGGCCATCTGGGCCCACAGACTACAATTCCGGGCTGAGCCTGTGGGCAAGGTGTGGCTGGGCCCCAGGGCCTCAGGTCAGCCCTTACAGCACTGGGCCGATATGCTGGCGCATGCGCGTCGGCCCATTGCCCAGTGGCATCACCTGCAGCCCCCCAGGGAGGTGGACCGAGCCCTGGGTCTGCATCCCCAACGGCGCCTGCCCAGGCCCCGTTCCTGAAATcatcctgggcctcagtttccctgagtGGAGCCATGCGCATTGACCCAGACCGTCCAAGAGAACATTTTGTAATAAACACTTTCTTTCCCCCCCACCACGCCTGTGTCCTGACGGAGCTCCGTAAGAAGGGACTGTGAAATGCGAAGCTAGCTCCACCTTCAGCACCCACAGACCCTGCCAAAGATACCACAGGGTTACTCACCTGAGCTTCTGTCCAAGGCCTGACTCCAAGAGATAGGCACTCTCCTCTCTACCAGTTGGGGATGGCAGAAAAGGAAGGAGCTGGAGTTGGTCCTGTGCAAACACATGAGGCAACTGGGAGGCCCTGTGGGTGAGGATAGTCTCAGAAGACCCCAGACACCGTCTGGCACCGATGGAACGGGGCATCCCCTGTGTGAGCAGCAGGGGGCAGTAGCTGCCTTTGGAAGCTGCTCTGAAATCTTTGGGGGTGCAGCCATGACCTGAGAAGCGCCTCCTAATCCTGGCACATCTGGCTGGCTTTAGTGACTCCAACTTTCTTCTGATCCCCAGGGGCCCAAGAGCAGCAGGGCTGGGGCCAAGCCATAAGCTGGGTGCTTCTGCAGGGCGGGGCCCCCGAAGGCAGGCGAGGAGCAATGGCTCCAGCCTGGGGAAGCAGGGCAATGTGTGGTCTGCCCAGGCAGCCGGGGATGGGGAGGCGGTGGGGGCAAATCTCCGTGGGTCAGAGAGAGGTTCCTAGGGCGGTGGCACCACTCTCTAAGGGGTAGAAGGACATGTTCTAAGTTGCCTGTGCAAAAGGCACTCACAGGCAGGGCATGTGGCAAGCTGGGAGGGGAACAAACTGCTGGCCTGAGGACCCGTGCTATCCCCCTCTCGCAGAGTGGGAAGGCAGGTTCATGTGGAGGGGTGAGAGCCCCCTTCCCTGGACCGCAACTACCACACTTAGGGCCTTAGGGACTGACTGTGCGAGTCCTGACCCTTTGGGCTTGTAGGAGGGCTGAATTGGGAACAGTCAACGAAGGGGTCCAAGCAGGGAGTAGACACCCAGCAGGCAGCGGGGGTAGGTGCTGGGTGGGCGGTGAGCCACGGGCTCACACCAGGAGGGACACCTGATGAAGACGCTGTGCCAGCAGGCAGGTGGAGGGGTCAGGTCCCCGTGGGAGGGAAACTGGTGGATGCCTGTGCTGGGTGCCCCAGGCGCCGACACACAACAGCCACACTCGCTGTCCTTGGGCTCCTTGCAAGAACAAGGGTGGCATCTTGAACTCGTCACTGAGCCATAAATAGAGCAAACCAGCTCCCCCACCCAAGACTTCTTGGACAGGCCAGTGCTCGGGCTGGCCGGCCAGGCGGCTGGGCAGGTGGGGAGTCTCTCCGGTTCTCTGTGCCCCCATTGGTCTAAGGAGACTCCATGCCCTTTCTGAGCAGGGGCCCGGCCTGGGGGAAGCCATTTatacccctccccctggcccacCAGCCCAGCTCGCTGCTGTAGACCTGACCTCGCTCCCAGAGCTGCTGCCCTGACGTTAGGTGAGGCCTGGCCTAGCCTCTTTAGGCCAGAGGACAGGGCCATACTTAAACTGGCTTGCAGGAACACTTCCTGGGGAAGGGGCTTGGGAGGGCCACAGGGTTCGGGGGCTGCTTCAGCAGCTCTTTCAGGGGGCTTCCACAGAGCTGGTCGTGAGAAGCAGTACATGTTGAAGGGAGCGACTGGGATGGGTGGAGGTTTTGGCCATGCCCCTGACGAGTGGGCTTCGGCTCTGAGTACGTGCAGACCAGAGAGTTTAGGGGTCAAGCAAATGGGGACCTAAGCCCCCCAGGCCACATCAGGGAGCACTTTCTTCCATCACAGGACCAAGAGTTAAAAATAACAGTCTTTGGCACCACCTGTGCTGGTCAGTCCCCCACCACTCCCTCAGGGACAGCTGCAGCTCCTCTGGCCCTGCCTGGGACATTGTGGGATCACTTTCTCCTCGTACTTCTCACCCTGGGGGAGAGGGGGCGGGTGCCATCCAAGACCTTACACTCTAAGGAGGTCGGAGTTGGGGGCAGGGCAGAAGTGGGACTGGTGAGTGAGAAGTCCTCTATGGCTGCTGGGCACAATCTCCTGCTGGACAGGCCCTGAcatctttgcctttctctccccACAGGCTCTAAACACAAGACCTCAAGATGGGAGAGTAAGTGGCGCCCATTGTGCCATCCCCCCATTGTCCCCTCACTAGGGCATGGGTCCCCTAGCTCCCTGTCCTCCCTGACCACCACTCACCCCTTCACCCCATCTCACCTAGGGCTCCAGGGCTGCCACCACCATGGtctaacctttttcttttttctccctacCCTACCGCCACCTTCCTCCTGGGACAGTGAGGAGGTAAGTATACTTGGGGGTGACTGAAGGCCCCTGAGGATAGGGCAGAGCTTAAGGCCCTAAAGCTCAGGAAAGATTCTCCCACCCTCTAAGTGCCCCACCCACTGAGACACCCCTAAGAGAGAGGAAGTGGCTGACCAGTGTCTGATGGGATAGGGGAAGTGCGGGTGGGGCTGGCTCACAGGGAAATCACTTCTGCTTTCTGATTTCTGCTCCCACTCACCTTGGTGGCAGCTTCCCCATGGGCCCTGAGGCCCAGCCACACCCCCTTCCTCCACACTCAGCCCCCAGCCTCATTTTCCCCTCCAACCCCATGTGCCATCAAAGTGTCGGGTTCACGAGCACCGGGCCCTGAAGCAGGCCTGGGACGGGAGGGTAATGAATGGGATAATAGGTAGGGGGGTTCCCATGGCCCCCTCAGAAGCCCCAGGTCCAACTGCCAAGGCAACAGCCCCTGGCTTGGTCATCCCCTGAAAGGCAGTTGGGGGGCCCCCAGCAGACTGATTTACTGACTCCGGGTCCCCTTGCCCTGTCCCGCAGAAACGCAACAGGGCCATCACGGCCCGGAGACAGCACCTGAAGGTAGGGGACAGGCTGCCGCAGCGGCTGGGGGCTGGACGGTTGGGGGGGAGTGAGGTTGCCACGAGCCCTCACACCGGGTGCCCCCGACCCCGCAGAGTGTGATGCTCCAAATTGCGGCCACGGAGCTGGAGAAGGAGGAGAGCCGCCGCGAATCCGAGAAGCAGAACTACCTGTCCGAGCACTGCCCACCACTGCACATCCCGGGCTCCATGGCCGAAGTGCAGGTaggaccctctctctctctgcggcCGGCTGCCCTCGCCTCCAGCCCTCAGAGGGCCAGCCAGAGCGGTCGGGGCCAGGGGGCACGGGGCGCTCTCCGATGTCAGGGTAGCCATTCACCGGGCCCTCGCTCACCCAGGAGCTGTGCAAACAACTTCACGCCAAGATCGATGCCGCCGAGGAGGAGAAGTATGACATGGAGGTGAAGGTGCAGAAGAGCAGCAAGGAGGTGAGGGGCAGGGCTGGGGCGTGTGGGCGGGGCCACGAGCAGGGGGCGGGGACAGATGACATGGGGGCGGGGCCAGCGAGCGTAGAGCAGAAGGAAGATAGAGACAAGGGGGTGGAGCCAGTAGCGTGGGGGCGGGGCCGTGGACTGTGGAGGGCCTGGCGGGGGTCAGGGGGTGGCCAGGGTCATGGAGCATGGACATAGGACAAAAACACGCACATGGGGCGTGGAGCCAGGGGCATGAAGGAAGAGGCAGCAGTGTGGGGTAGGACCATGATGGGCCAGTCCATATGGAGATGGGACTTGAGACGTGAAGGAGGGGCCAGAGCCATAGAAGATGGACACAGTAAAACCAGGGACATGGGGGTGGGACCAGTGATACAGGGATAAAATGAATATGGGAGATATTGGCAGGTCAGGTAATGTGGGGACGGAGCCAGCTGACATGTGGGTGAGTGGGGCAAAGAGACATGAAGGTAAGGGCCAGGGCACAGGGCACAGGGCAAGGCCAGGGACCTGGAAGCTGCCAGGCTCCTGGTCTATacacctcctccttcctcccagctGGAAGACATGAACCAGAAGCTGTTTGACCTGAGAGGCAAGTTTAAGAGGCCTCCACTGCGGCGGGTGCGCATGTCGGCCGACGCCATGCTGAAGGCACTGCTGGGCTCCAAGCACAAGGTGTGCATGGACTTGAGAGCCAACCTGAAGCAGGTCAAGAAGGAGGACACGGAGAAGGTAGGCTGGGCCTGCGGAAGACTCTGCTCTCCCCTTTCTGACaggtgggggtgggtggagaaCCAAGGCTCGGGGCGCTCTGTGGGCGGGTGCCTGTGGGGTCTCATGCCTCTCTGGTCCTGCCCCCAGGAGCGGGACCTGCGCGATGTGGGTGACTGGAGGAAGAATATCGAGGAGAAGTCCGGTATGGAGGGCCGGAAGAAGATGTTTGAGACTGAGTCCTAGACTGCGCATgcgccccctccccgcccctgcCCTGAGCATCCAGCACCCAGCAGAACACTGGGGAGCCCTTGACAACGGGCCGGGGGCACCTGGCCTCACTCCAGTGGTCAATAAAGGATTCGTATCCCCATGGCTGTCTGAGCTGGTTCTGTTCCGGCCCACTCTGGGGCATCAGCAGGGAtttgcaacagcagcagcagcatgggAGGGAAGTCCTGGAGGTGTGGAGGCCCCACGGGGCTCAGAGAGATTTCAAAGCAAGCCCCTGAGTGGACACCACCATGGGCCTCCAGGTGTATCTTGAGTTCACTCTGAGCACACTCAACTCCACAGGGCCTGGAGAAAGATAGCCACCATCACTGAGCAGGAGTGTCTAAGATGAACTTCTTTGTCCCTTGCCGCAGTCACACTCAAAGACAGTCTCAGTGGTGGtgggagccatttccccagggcAGGGGCAGTCCACATTCCTGTAAGTCTGCCCCTCCTCAGGGTTCTATCTGGGGCAGGAAACTGGGAACCCCTCCCCGGGACTTCTAGATGGCAGACCCTGAGTCTCTACCCATAGAGCTCTAACCACATGACTGTGGGGTAGgtaaccccaacacacacacacacacacacacacacacacacacacacacacacacactgtacccAGTGTCTGCCCTGAACAGAGAGATGAAGGCAGGGCTCAGTCTACAGTTTGTCTTGATGCCTCACTGCCACCCCACAAGACCAGCAATGTCATCCTGCACCCCAGTGAGCGACATAGAACCTGGACTGGTttagcacttgtttgcaaagctgggCAATCAGCTCCAGGCCCTCCCACAGAGATGCACAAGGACTGGCCTCAGTTAGTGCACCACCAGGAGAAGCCTGTGTCCATCTAGTGAGGCCTGAATGTCTGTCCCTGGGCTAAGGCTGGTAGCAGGCTCGACCTGGTCCCACCAGGGACTCTTGTTTCTGCTCAGGCCCAGGATCTTCTCCGACAGAATTATAGGGTCCCCAGCAGGCTCTACTAATAAGAACAGTCACCGCGCAGCTGTGTAGCCAGGCTTTCCTTGTGTGGGGTGCCATCAGGGCCTTCAGAGGTCCCTGGGCTGGGTCTGTAGTAGGGACCCCAGAGCAAGCTTCTACAGTGCTTTGTCTTTGCCTGTAGTTCCCCACACTGGGGTTACCAGAGCACTGCAAGGCCAGCCATGGCTGCAGGGTGCCCACAGACGCCCAGAGTGGCTTTCACAAGGATATCTCCTTCAccctcactccagccctaaaatctatGCTCcgttcatatatatacatatacacacttcAGAAcacttcatatatgtgtgtgtgtgtgtgtgtgtgtgtgtgtgtatgcgcttCAGAacacctcatacacacacacacagacatacacacacatatgtgggctggagaggtggattagcagttaaggctcttgcctgggaagcctaaggacccaggttcaactccccagagcccatataagccagatgtacaaggcgacATATGTATatgggtggtgcacacatttggaattcatttgtagtggctaaggccctgacaggtcaattctctctctctctctctttctatcatgctttctcataaaaaaattaaaatagagaaatacttgttttttatttgttgttgtttatttatttgagagtgacagagagcaaaagaggcagatagacagagagagaatgggcatgccagaacctccagctaccgcaaacaaactccagacacatacacccccttgtgcatccagctaacatgggtcctggggaattgagcctcgaactgaggtccttaggcttcacaggcaagcctcgaagccatgtctccagcccttgttttttatttgtaaggagacagggcacaccaggcctgctagaaactgcaaatgaactccagatacatgtgccattttttatATCCAGCtctatctgggtactggggactcaaaccccagttgttagattttgcaggcaagagtcttaagcaccgagccatcactccagccccactatGCTCCCTTGGATAGTTCCAGGCGGCCTTTCCAGCCAGGGACCTGAACTGTACCTCCTGCTTAATACCCAGATTGCCTGCCGCAAGAGAAGGCCAGGGACAGCCCTTCCTCGCCATGGAGCTCTGGGCAGGGCAGCTCAGAGCCAGGAGGGTAACAAGACAGAGCCCTGTGCTGGGGTTACGTGTCAAGTCGTGTGTCCAGGCTCCAGCGCCTTCAGGACACTTCAGTGTCGGGGGCCATGGTGCTCCAGGTTGGATCTGTCCTGGCCAGAGCCAAGCGGGCACATGGACAGTGATTATAAGGAGCAGACTGTGGCTCAAGCGCTGGGCCTGAAGGCAAAGTGAACCTGGGATTTTCAGGGGACTATATATCAGGGACACAACATTTACATCCCAGCACACAGGGCACCTGTTATCTACAGAGGGGGAAGGCAGGCCTAACATGGGGGGGCCTACTCTGGGCACACAGGGCTCAGTGCCATAAGGATATGCTGGATAGGAAATGATCCTCCCCCAACCCCCTAATTTTGTAAAACAAGTAAACATCAGATACAAAAATTCAGACTTTTGTTATTTAGTTTGGATGtggtgggggcagggcagggatCAGATGTCATGGAAGGAGCCCTTAGAGGGTATAAGGTTGTACATGTTACAGATCTTGGTGGGTGGCAGGTTTATGGGCACTTGTTATGTTTTCAGTGAATGGATGAAGGGCAAGAGATCCCTACAAGCCAAaccaactgtagccagtgacctGTGTCAGCTGTGAGCCCAGGTCCACCTCTCTGCCTTATGCTAACCTGTGCTCCGTGGAGTGATTCTGGGTGTCCCAGTGGGAAGGCCCTGTAACTACAAGGCAGGAAGAGTAAATGGGTCCTCTCCTGGGAAGCGCATGTCTGTCCTTGCTGCTCTGCATTCTGGGAAGGTCACTGGGCAGGTGGAAAGCTGATGGGTAGAAGGAGGCAAGGTGAGGCATGGAATATGAAAGCCAACACAATTTCTTGGTCGGGAGAATCCAGTTTACATATTGATCAGGTAGGACCCCCAGGATTTGGTGGCCAAGAGAGCCAGGGTGCCTGGTGCAGGTCGTTCTCCAGGGtccaagaggaggcagaaagtggATGTGGGCTACGGGGCTTAGGGGGGAGGGGGCTGTAGGCATTCCCCAAAGGAATAACTAGAAGCGAGATTTGGACTTGAGATGCAGATCAGGGTGCCTTTGGACATAAGCTGGGAAGATGGGCTGGGACCAAAGAAGGGGAGCAGGAAGCTGTAGAGATGAGAGGGTTGAAAGATGTCTACCCAGTGTGAGGAGTGCAACTGCGGACATCTAAAGTGACCTGTGTGCGTGATGGCCCAGGAAGGGAAGAAgtggaaaaggaaaacaagagcTTCCTTTCTATGGAAGTGTATTtgcgtgttcatatgtgtgtgggtacatttaagcatgtgggtgtgtgcatacgtgtgggcacgtgtgtgtgcgcatgcttGCGCGTATGCACTTGTGAAGGCCAGGACGCGACACCGATGTCTTCTTCAATCTCTTTCCacctaattttttgagacaggatctgtcactgaacctgggccTCACAGATTTGTCTAGACGAGCTAGCCAATGAGCCCTAGAGATCTACTTACCGCCGACTTCCCAGCATTGGAGTTACAGGCCCACACTACCACGCCTGCATTTTTATGTGGCCtttgggggtctgaactcaggacctcatgtttgtatggctatctccccagcctcaagacCTTGCTTTTGCAATTGGCTTCCAGGGGTCAAGGGAAGGAGGGCTTGAGTGGGCAGGCATGAGGGTGAGTGGTGCCAGGCTGTGGGTCTGACATGCAGGTACTTCCTTGGGGCACCAGGAGCCAGAAGCACCAAGGACTTGGCTGTACACCATGGCAGGGTGAGACAGGGGACACATGAGCGACTGGAATAGCTTGTCACCTAGAAAGTCATCAAGTgatccaaacaaaaaaattttaaatatttttatttatttatttatttatttatttgacaggaggaaagagggagagagagagagagagagagagagagagagagagagagagagaaatagcaggccagggcttccagccactgcaaacgaactccagatgcatgtgccaccttgtgcatctggcttacgtgggtcctagggaatcaaaccaaggtcctttggctttgcaggcaaacgtcttaaccactaaccactaagctatctctccgtcCCTCCcccaaacaaaatttttaaaagaggaaaattcCTCACAGGACAAACACTGGTAAGCTAGATAAAAGCTGCTATTTTGATCACTGGACCACTGGTAGCATGCGGACGGGCTTCTTGTCAGGAAGGACTGTAAAGCTGTAACGTCTCTAGGACTGAGAGAGGGGAggcgacagggagagagacacaagTGAGGGCGAAACTGTTCCTTGTTCCATTCTTTgttatgtgtgtggcatgtgtatgcgtgttcacgtgtacatgtgtgtgtatgtgtatacgcacacgcatgcacatatgtggaggccagaggttgacatcaggtatctttctTGATCACTtgccactttatttactgaggcaagatctttttaaaatttttttttattttattttatgagagagagaaagagagaattggcacaccagggtctctagccactgcaattgaactccagatgcgtgaaccACCTTGTgtccatgcatgcatgtgtgaccttgtgcgtctggcttatgtgggttctggggaattgatctgagtccttagacttcacaggcaagtgccttaaccactaagccgtctctccagcctgaggcagggtctttcacatg carries:
- the Syt8 gene encoding synaptotagmin-8 isoform X1, coding for MMGHAPEPLSTSAPAGTTAVPGLIPDLVPRIPWPRWVFIITALAAGALIISCLLCVACCCHRRHQRPRKQPKDKEAVGLQSARSSTTAHLVQPDVDILESSSEGARKWGRLLLSLEYDFGSQEIRVGLRQATDLKAEGTADPYARVSVSPQAGHRHETKVHRGTLCPMFEETCCFPVPQAELSRTTLQVRLLDFKRFSEHEALGELHLPLDTVDPQHVLERWYQLGPPGTAEPKQIGELCFSLRYVPGSGRLTVVVLEARGLSTGLAETYVKVQLILNQRKWRRKKTSTKKGTTTPYFNEAFTFLVPFSQLQSVDLVLAIWAHRLQFRAEPVGKVWLGPRASGQPLQHWADMLAHARRPIAQWHHLQPPREVDRALGLHPQRRLPRPRS
- the Syt8 gene encoding synaptotagmin-8 isoform X2: MGVSQQGRMMGHAPEPLSTSAPAGTTAVPGLIPDLVPRIPWPRWVFIITALAAGALIISCLLCVACCCHRRHQRPRKQPKDKEAVGLQSARSSTTAHLVQPDVDILESSSEGARKWGRLLLSLEYDFGSQEIRVGLRQATDLKAEGTADPYARVSVSPQAGHRHETKVHRGTLCPMFEETCCFPVPQAELSRTTLQVRLLDFKRFSEHEALGELHLPLDTVDPQHVLERWYQLGPPGTAEPKQIGELCFSLRYVPGSGRLTVVVLEARGLSTGLAETYVKVQLILNQRKWRRKKTSTKKGTTTPYFNEAFTFLVPFSQLQSVDLVLAIWAHRLQFRAEPVGKVWLGPRASGQPLQHWADMLAHARRPIAQWHHLQPPREVDRALGLHPQRRLPRPRS
- the Tnni2 gene encoding troponin I, fast skeletal muscle encodes the protein MGDEEKRNRAITARRQHLKSVMLQIAATELEKEESRRESEKQNYLSEHCPPLHIPGSMAEVQELCKQLHAKIDAAEEEKYDMEVKVQKSSKELEDMNQKLFDLRGKFKRPPLRRVRMSADAMLKALLGSKHKVCMDLRANLKQVKKEDTEKERDLRDVGDWRKNIEEKSGMEGRKKMFETES